From Triticum aestivum cultivar Chinese Spring chromosome 4A, IWGSC CS RefSeq v2.1, whole genome shotgun sequence, a single genomic window includes:
- the LOC123082260 gene encoding uncharacterized protein — MNTKMSGRLDSPLHMAAYILNPKYSYADPSIFTDVEVVAALMEVMETFYHDDDMKQNKVFNIGFTKFKKKEGMFGKVAALKAMENNNFDAGDWWSTYGLQTPTLQHMAIRILNLTTSSSGCERNWSTFEMVDAKRRNKLDVARRDNLVYIQFNGRMIDKRKKLSSSSDVLLGEDASRAQDWICEDAYIDDEFDPTTGVPYNIIDEAMEESEPTELRRSARVRELHGVEEYVEDDDDESDHGVDMEDDEIDYESDDDGVMATKDDDDDDDEPPQP; from the exons ATGAATACCAAGATGAGTGGGAGGCTGGATTCTCCATTGCACATGGCAGCATACATCTTGAATCCCAAATATAGTTATGCTGACCCGAGCATCTTTACGGATGTGGAGGTAGTGGCTGCGCTTATGGAAGTCATGGAGACATTTTATCATGATGATGACATGAAGCAAAATAAGGTGTTTaacattggcttcaccaagtttaAAAAGAAAGAGGGTATGTTTGGGAAGGTGGCTGCATTGAAAGCAATGGAGAATAACAATTTCGATGCCG GTGATTGGTGGTCAACTTATGGATTACAAACTCCCACATTGCAACACATGGCCATAAGGATACTCAACTTGACCACAAGTTCATCCGGATGTGAAAGAAATTGGAGCACTTTTGAAATG GTAGATGCAAAGAGGAGAAATAAACTAGATGTGGCCCGTAGGGACAATCTAGTTTATATCCAATTCAATGGAAGGATGATTGATAAAAGAAAGAAGTTATCCTCTTCTAGTGATGTTCTTCTTGGTGAAGATGCGTCACGAGCACAAGATTGGATATGCGAAGATGCATACATTGATGATGAGTTTGATCCCACTACGGGTGTGCCATACAACATCATTGATGAAGCAATGGAGGAAAGCGAACCTACAGAGCTTCGTAGGAGTGCACGAGTTAGAGAACTCCATGGAGTTGAAGAATAcgttgaggatgatgatgatgaatctgatcaTGGGGTAGATATGGAGGATGATGAGATCGATTATGAGTCCGATGATGATGGGGTGATGGCAaccaaagatgatgatgatgatgatgatgagccccCGCAGCCTTGA